The proteins below are encoded in one region of Rhododendron vialii isolate Sample 1 chromosome 7a, ASM3025357v1:
- the LOC131331939 gene encoding uncharacterized protein LOC131331939: protein MAAPFFSTPFQPYVYQSPQQDVTPFQILGGEAQIVQIMLKPQEKVIAKPGSMCYMSGSIQMENVFVAENEAGVWQWLFGKNVASIVLLNAGLSDGFVGIAAPSLARILPIDLAMLGGELLCQPDAFLCSINNVKVTNTVVQRAPNAVVGAEGFLRQKLSGQGLAFIVAGGSVVQKNLEVGEVLAVDVACVVALSATVNVQVKYNGPMRRVVFGGENLATTILTGPGIVFIQSLPFHRFSRRIARAVTSTNMRENPKFYFQIFIFFFLAYVVILSSLILTENM, encoded by the exons ATGGCCGCTCCTTTCTTCTCAACTCCCTTCCAGCCTTACGTTTatcag TCTCCACAACAAGATGTGACACCTTTCCAGATTTTGGGTGGTGAAGCTCAGATAGTTCAG ATTATGTTGAAGCCACAAGAGAAAGTTATTGCAAAGCCTG GTTCCATGTGTTACATGTCTGGCTCCATTcaaatggaaaatgtttttgttGCCGAAAATGAAGCAGGTGTCTGGCAGTGGCTATTCGGCAAGAATGTGGCTAGCATAGTTCTTCTCAATGCTGGTTTAAGTGATGGCTTTGTTGGAATTGCTGCCCCTTCTTTAGCCCGAATTCTTCCG atTGATTTGGCAATGCTAGGTGGTGAACTTTTGTGCCAG CCGGATGCGTTCCTTTGCTCCATCAACAATGTGAAAGTGACTAATACAGTTGTTCAGAGGGCCCCTAATGCCGTTGTTGGTGCTGAG GGATTCTTGAGACAGAAGCTATCTGGCCAGGGGCTTGCATTCATTGTTGCTGGTGGATCTG TTGTACAGAAAAATCTTGAGGTGGGTGAAGTACTTGCTGTGGATGTTGCCTGCGTTGTGGCCTTATCAGCAACGGTCAACGTTCAGGTCAAATATAATGGTCCCATGAGAAGGGTGGTCTTTGGG GGAGAAAATCTAGCAACTACAATTCTAACAGGACCTGGTATCGTCTTTATTCAGAGTTTGCCTTTTCATCGGTTTTCTCGACGCATCGCTAG GGCGGTTACATCTACAAACATGAGGGAAAACCCGAAGTTCTATTTCcagattttcattttcttctttttggcttATGTTGTGATTTTATCGTCGCTAATCTTGACTGAAAATATGTGA